In Ancalomicrobiaceae bacterium S20, the following proteins share a genomic window:
- a CDS encoding FAD-binding oxidoreductase → MSSAPIPHAPSYYAAVTPPFGLRPALPGPAETDVCVIGAGYTGLSAALHLARAGRRVIVLDAARVGWGASGRNGGQLHTGQRRDQSTLEDWFGRDRAHRLFELAEEAKRLVKDLIAEHAIDCDWTEGLIHAIHKPAYLTPYAEEFEKLARDYRYEGLTRLDRDELAAAIGTEAYHGGWRDAGAGHLNPLAFAFGLARAAEAAGATIHEATRALGIRSGPRPVVDTDQGPVTADAVVIACNGYLAGLEPEVESRIMPIHNYILATEPLGERARRLIPGREAIADTRFVVHYWRLSADDRLVFGGGETYSRNFPNDIKTFVRRHLLKIYPDLAGARIDYGWGGTLAVTMNRMPLFARPRPGVYAAAGYSGQGIGLATFAGKLIAEAIEGDQSRFDTFATLPMGKFPGGKWLRYPSLVLAMSWYALRDRI, encoded by the coding sequence ATGAGCTCCGCTCCGATCCCGCACGCGCCGTCCTACTACGCGGCGGTGACGCCGCCCTTCGGCCTCCGCCCGGCCCTGCCCGGCCCGGCGGAGACCGACGTCTGCGTCATCGGCGCCGGCTACACCGGCCTGTCGGCCGCGCTGCACCTCGCCCGCGCCGGCCGGCGCGTGATCGTGCTCGATGCCGCCCGCGTCGGTTGGGGCGCCTCGGGCCGCAACGGCGGCCAGCTCCACACCGGCCAACGGCGCGACCAGTCGACGCTGGAGGACTGGTTCGGCCGCGACCGCGCACACCGGCTATTCGAGCTGGCCGAAGAGGCGAAGCGGCTGGTCAAGGATCTGATCGCCGAGCATGCGATCGATTGCGACTGGACCGAGGGTCTGATCCACGCGATCCACAAGCCGGCCTATCTCACGCCCTACGCCGAGGAATTCGAGAAGCTCGCGAGGGACTATCGCTACGAGGGCCTGACCCGGCTCGACCGTGACGAACTCGCTGCCGCCATCGGCACCGAGGCCTATCATGGCGGCTGGCGCGATGCCGGCGCCGGCCACCTGAACCCGCTCGCCTTCGCTTTCGGCCTCGCCCGCGCGGCGGAGGCCGCCGGCGCGACCATCCACGAGGCGACCCGCGCGCTCGGCATCCGGTCGGGTCCCCGCCCCGTGGTCGACACCGACCAGGGCCCCGTGACCGCCGATGCCGTGGTGATCGCCTGCAACGGCTACCTCGCCGGGCTGGAGCCCGAGGTCGAAAGCCGGATCATGCCGATCCACAACTACATTCTCGCCACCGAGCCGCTCGGCGAGCGTGCCCGCCGGCTGATCCCCGGCCGCGAGGCGATCGCCGACACGCGCTTCGTGGTGCACTACTGGCGGCTCTCCGCCGACGACCGGCTGGTGTTCGGCGGCGGCGAGACCTACAGCCGCAATTTTCCGAACGACATCAAGACATTCGTGCGCCGGCATCTGTTGAAGATCTATCCCGATCTCGCCGGCGCGCGCATCGATTACGGCTGGGGCGGCACGCTCGCGGTCACGATGAACCGCATGCCGCTGTTCGCCCGCCCCCGGCCAGGCGTCTATGCCGCAGCCGGCTACTCCGGCCAGGGCATCGGACTGGCGACCTTCGCCGGCAAGCTGATCGCCGAGGCGATCGAGGGCGACCAGTCGCGCTTCGATACGTTCGCCACACTGCCGATGGGCAAGTTTCCCGGCGGCAAGTGGCTGCGCTACCCTTCGCTGGTGCTGGCGATGAGCTGGTACGCGCTCAGGGATCGCATCTGA
- a CDS encoding glutamine synthetase family protein has translation MSKKKKARHSDSLAGVRGVESSEQASEWLEARGLEDIECIVPDMSGVARGKMMPVEKFVDGPNMSIPGSIFLQTITGDYPDDDDGFQIDPADGDIQLVPDFSTLSVVPWASDPTAQVIHDAYTQDGRPVDIAPRQLLRRVIDLYAHRGWRAIVAPEIEFYLVERNQDPDYPLKPPIGRSGRAESGRQSYSIAAVNEFDDLFDDIYDFSEAQGLEIDTLIHEEGAAQMEINLLHGDPLALADQVFLFKRTIREAALRHGMYATFMAKPIAGEPGSAMHIHQSVVDVKTGENIFSNAEGGPTKEFFSFIAGQQRYLPAVMCILAPYVNSYRRLMRKSVAPINVHWGYDNRTVGLRVPNSSPGARRVENRVPSSDANPYLAIAASLACGYLGMTLGHTPSEPIEGSAYNLEFGLPRGLLEAVALFEDCEELKDVFGRGFVETFRAIKQMEFEAFMRVISPWEREYLLLNV, from the coding sequence ATGTCGAAGAAGAAGAAAGCCCGGCACTCGGATTCGCTGGCCGGCGTTCGCGGAGTCGAGTCGTCCGAACAGGCCTCGGAATGGCTGGAGGCCCGCGGCCTCGAGGATATCGAGTGCATCGTGCCGGACATGTCCGGCGTCGCGCGCGGCAAGATGATGCCGGTCGAGAAGTTCGTCGACGGGCCGAACATGTCGATCCCCGGCTCGATCTTCCTGCAGACCATCACCGGCGACTATCCCGACGACGACGACGGCTTCCAGATCGATCCCGCCGACGGCGACATCCAGCTCGTGCCGGACTTCTCGACCCTCTCCGTGGTTCCCTGGGCCTCCGACCCGACCGCGCAGGTGATCCACGACGCCTACACCCAGGACGGCCGGCCGGTCGACATCGCACCGCGCCAGCTGCTGCGCCGGGTGATCGACCTCTATGCCCATCGCGGCTGGCGCGCGATCGTCGCCCCCGAGATCGAGTTCTATCTGGTCGAGCGCAATCAGGATCCCGACTATCCGTTGAAGCCGCCGATCGGCCGCTCCGGCCGTGCCGAGAGCGGCCGGCAGTCCTACTCGATCGCCGCGGTCAACGAGTTCGACGACCTGTTCGACGACATCTACGACTTCTCCGAAGCGCAGGGCCTCGAGATCGATACGCTGATCCACGAGGAAGGCGCCGCGCAGATGGAGATCAATCTCCTGCACGGCGACCCGCTCGCGCTCGCCGATCAGGTGTTCCTGTTCAAGCGCACGATCCGCGAAGCGGCGCTGCGTCACGGCATGTACGCGACCTTCATGGCCAAGCCGATCGCCGGCGAGCCCGGCTCGGCCATGCACATCCACCAGTCGGTGGTCGACGTGAAGACCGGCGAGAACATCTTCTCGAACGCCGAGGGTGGCCCGACCAAGGAGTTCTTCTCCTTCATCGCCGGCCAGCAGCGCTATCTGCCGGCGGTCATGTGCATCCTGGCGCCTTACGTGAACTCGTACCGCCGCCTCATGCGCAAGTCGGTCGCGCCGATCAACGTGCACTGGGGTTACGACAACCGCACGGTCGGCCTGCGCGTGCCGAACTCCTCGCCGGGCGCGCGCCGGGTCGAGAACCGGGTGCCGTCCTCCGACGCCAATCCCTATCTCGCCATCGCCGCCTCGCTCGCCTGCGGCTATCTCGGCATGACGCTCGGCCACACGCCGAGCGAGCCGATCGAAGGCTCGGCCTACAATCTCGAATTCGGCCTGCCGCGCGGCCTGCTCGAGGCGGTCGCGCTGTTCGAGGATTGCGAGGAGCTGAAGGACGTGTTCGGCCGCGGCTTCGTCGAGACCTTCCGTGCCATCAAGCAGATGGAGTTCGAGGCGTTCATGCGCGTGATCAGCCCGTGGGAGCGGGAGTACCTGCTCCTCAACGTCTGA
- a CDS encoding AsmA-like C-terminal region-containing protein gives MPRGWRAGSAGTPDRPALRDIAVEGRLRTVGLAATLADARISVDGNRAEGVISARADLPRPQVRATLAFDTLDIAPYQAAMADLSRDLVVDQSLLGRLDLDLRASAQSVSTGLGPLSGVGATLLMKNGRFDAELGEMHAFGGDGTLLVRGTSDADGLDVSARFGMTDMTADAVGPAFGVSALQKGRLSLTADARAQGRTLGALIRGFNGRARVDVRDLAVAGAEPLSTFTQFRTVAMRLPSTGRVSSFDRATVDLAFDRSKARIDRLQADGAAMALKLAGSADFATGWLDLVGTVAPRARATAALAGAVVAEVPLRIAGSITSPEALPIQPTSELPKSELGTNSVPVGVALPAVAMPEAPAMGAALPIPR, from the coding sequence ATGCCGCGCGGCTGGCGCGCTGGCTCGGCTGGGACGCCGGACAGGCCCGCGCTGCGCGACATCGCGGTCGAGGGCCGTCTGCGCACGGTCGGCCTGGCGGCGACGCTCGCCGACGCGCGGATCTCGGTCGACGGCAACCGCGCCGAGGGCGTGATCTCGGCGCGCGCGGACCTGCCCCGCCCGCAGGTCCGCGCCACGCTCGCCTTCGATACGCTCGACATCGCGCCGTACCAGGCCGCCATGGCCGACCTCTCGCGCGATCTCGTCGTCGATCAGAGCCTGCTCGGCCGGCTCGATCTCGACCTGCGCGCCTCGGCGCAATCGGTTTCGACCGGCCTCGGCCCGCTCTCGGGCGTCGGTGCCACGCTCCTGATGAAGAACGGCCGCTTCGATGCCGAACTCGGCGAGATGCATGCCTTCGGCGGCGACGGCACGCTGCTGGTGCGCGGCACCAGCGATGCCGACGGGCTCGATGTCTCGGCGCGCTTCGGCATGACCGACATGACCGCGGACGCGGTCGGCCCGGCCTTTGGCGTCTCGGCCCTGCAGAAGGGCCGGCTGTCGTTGACCGCCGACGCGCGCGCCCAGGGCCGCACGCTCGGCGCGCTGATCCGCGGCTTCAACGGCCGCGCGCGCGTCGACGTCCGCGATCTCGCGGTCGCCGGCGCCGAACCGCTGTCGACCTTCACGCAGTTCCGCACCGTGGCCATGCGCCTGCCCTCGACCGGGCGGGTTAGCAGCTTCGATCGCGCCACCGTCGATCTCGCCTTCGACCGGTCCAAGGCGCGGATCGACAGGCTCCAGGCCGACGGCGCCGCCATGGCGCTGAAACTCGCCGGCAGCGCGGATTTCGCCACCGGCTGGCTCGACCTGGTCGGCACGGTCGCCCCGCGTGCCCGCGCCACGGCGGCACTCGCCGGCGCGGTCGTCGCGGAGGTGCCGCTGCGCATCGCCGGCTCGATCACCAGCCCCGAGGCCCTGCCGATCCAGCCGACCAGCGAGCTGCCCAAGAGCGAACTCGGCACCAATTCCGTGCCGGTCGGCGTGGCGCTTCCCGCCGTCGCCATGCCCGAAGCGCCGGCCATGGGTGCCGCGTTGCCGATCCCGCGCTGA
- a CDS encoding acetoacetate--CoA ligase, which produces MRAFADAAEAETSERFPTYADLHAWSIRDPATFWDLVWRFCGVIGEKGDTILADGTKMPGARFFPEARLNFAENLLRRADDTTAIVFRSEDKIERRMTWAELNALVSRLQQALAAAGVGVGDRVAGMLPNMPEAVAIMLAVASLGATWSSCSPDFGIRGVLDRFGQIAPKVFFSVDGYWYAGKRIANADKLSGIVGDLPSAETVVIVPFLGEAEAVAAALPRAVTLDGFLAPYAAQPVAYTRVPFDQPLYILYSSGTTGVPKCIVHGVGGTLLQHLKEHKLHADVRPGDKVFYFTTLGWMMWNWLVTALAADATLMLYDGSPFAPKPSVLFDYADAEGFTLFGTSAKYIDQLKKEGVRPRDTHNLSTIRLITSTGSPLAPEGFDFVYEAIKPDVHLASISGGTDIVSCFVLGIPWLPVRRSEIQGPGLGMAVEVWSDDGKPVIGEKGELVCTRPFTSMPVGFWNDPDGARYRAAYFERFDNVWCHGDFAEITPSGGMIIHGRSDATLNPGGVRIGTAELYAQVEQIPQVVEALAIGQDFDGDVRIVLFVRLRAGVELDDGLKQKIRTQIRTGASPRHVPAKILAVADIPRTKSGKITELAVRDIVHGRTVKNVEALANPEALDLYRGLDELRS; this is translated from the coding sequence ATGCGTGCTTTCGCGGATGCCGCGGAAGCCGAGACCAGCGAGCGATTTCCGACCTACGCCGATCTGCACGCATGGTCGATTCGCGATCCGGCAACGTTCTGGGATCTGGTCTGGCGGTTCTGCGGCGTGATCGGCGAGAAGGGTGATACCATCCTCGCCGACGGCACCAAGATGCCGGGCGCGCGGTTCTTCCCCGAGGCCCGGCTCAACTTCGCCGAGAACCTGCTGCGCCGCGCCGACGACACGACCGCGATCGTGTTCCGCTCCGAAGACAAGATCGAACGGCGGATGACCTGGGCCGAGCTCAATGCGCTCGTCTCTCGCCTGCAACAGGCGCTCGCCGCGGCCGGCGTCGGGGTCGGCGACCGGGTCGCGGGCATGTTGCCGAACATGCCCGAGGCGGTCGCGATCATGCTGGCGGTCGCCTCGCTCGGCGCCACCTGGTCGTCATGCTCGCCTGACTTCGGCATTCGCGGCGTGCTCGACCGGTTCGGCCAGATCGCGCCGAAGGTGTTCTTCTCGGTCGACGGCTACTGGTATGCAGGCAAGCGCATCGCCAATGCCGACAAGCTCTCCGGCATCGTCGGCGATCTGCCGAGCGCGGAGACCGTGGTGATCGTGCCATTCCTCGGCGAGGCCGAGGCGGTCGCCGCCGCGCTGCCGCGCGCGGTGACGCTCGACGGCTTCCTCGCGCCCTACGCGGCGCAGCCGGTCGCCTACACCCGCGTGCCGTTCGACCAGCCGCTCTACATTCTCTACTCCTCCGGCACGACCGGCGTGCCGAAGTGCATCGTCCATGGTGTCGGCGGCACGCTGCTGCAGCACCTGAAGGAGCACAAGCTCCATGCCGACGTGCGGCCGGGTGACAAGGTGTTCTACTTCACCACGCTCGGCTGGATGATGTGGAACTGGCTCGTCACCGCGCTCGCCGCCGACGCGACGCTGATGCTCTACGACGGTTCGCCCTTCGCGCCGAAGCCGTCGGTGCTGTTCGACTATGCCGATGCCGAGGGCTTCACGCTGTTCGGCACCTCGGCCAAGTACATCGATCAGCTCAAGAAGGAGGGCGTGCGGCCGCGCGACACGCACAACCTCTCGACCATCCGGCTGATCACCTCGACCGGCAGCCCGCTGGCGCCGGAGGGTTTTGATTTCGTCTACGAGGCGATCAAGCCCGACGTGCATCTCGCCTCGATCTCGGGCGGCACCGACATCGTGTCCTGCTTCGTGCTCGGCATCCCGTGGCTGCCGGTGCGCCGGTCGGAGATCCAGGGGCCCGGTCTCGGCATGGCGGTCGAAGTCTGGTCGGACGACGGCAAGCCGGTCATCGGCGAGAAGGGCGAGCTGGTCTGCACGCGGCCGTTCACCTCGATGCCGGTCGGGTTCTGGAACGATCCCGACGGCGCGCGCTATCGCGCCGCCTATTTCGAGCGCTTCGACAATGTCTGGTGTCACGGCGACTTCGCCGAGATCACGCCGTCGGGTGGCATGATCATCCATGGCCGCTCGGACGCGACGCTGAACCCCGGCGGCGTGCGCATCGGCACCGCCGAGCTCTACGCGCAGGTCGAGCAGATCCCCCAGGTGGTCGAGGCGCTGGCGATCGGCCAGGATTTCGACGGCGACGTCCGCATCGTGCTGTTCGTTCGGCTCAGGGCCGGTGTCGAACTCGACGATGGGCTGAAGCAGAAGATCCGCACGCAGATCCGCACCGGCGCGAGCCCGCGGCACGTGCCGGCCAAGATCCTCGCCGTCGCCGACATCCCGCGCACCAAGTCCGGCAAGATCACCGAACTCGCGGTGCGCGACATCGTGCATGGCCGGACGGTCAAGAACGTCGAGGCGCTCGCCAATCCGGAAGCGCTCGATCTCTATCGCGGGCTGGACGAGCTGAGGAGCTGA
- a CDS encoding iron ABC transporter permease, with translation MSLATETSTTITTGDIPPLAPATRADRPWIVAVAVVAALAVAPLAAILAISTLNISGETGATWAHLLSTVLPGTALTTVLLMVGVGLVTAVVGTVAAWIVAMCRFPGRGVFEWALLLPLAIPTYIVAYVHVELLDFTGPVQGAIRAVFGFKSARDYWFPDIRSLPSAIFVMSSVLYPYVYIPARAMFGLQSATTLEVARTLGAGPWRVFFRVALPLARPALVVGVTLVLMETLNDIGAVEYLGVKTLTFSIYDTWLNRGSLGGAAQLATVMLVIVFALITAERHARRHQRFHGASTKVRAATGYKLGGRMAALAFLACLTPVLIGFVVPAGMLADYTSRRLDTFLDPTVQRAALDSFLLAVAAALVTVAAGLVVAYAMRVSRTRVVAALARFASVGYAVPGTVLALGILVPLSGIDNLIDRTAKLLTGHGTGLVLIASGAGLVYAYFSRFLAAAFGSIESGLARVSVHLDMAARTLGRSGGRVLTEIHMPLIRPVLVSAGILVFVDAMKELPATLLLKPFNFETLATFVYAQASREAVADGAPAALLIVLVGLVPLVTLSRIGRGREARLSGRRTRARDTT, from the coding sequence ATGAGCCTCGCGACCGAGACGAGCACGACCATAACGACCGGCGACATCCCGCCTCTCGCCCCCGCGACGCGAGCCGATCGGCCGTGGATCGTCGCGGTCGCCGTCGTCGCCGCGCTCGCGGTCGCGCCGCTCGCCGCCATCCTGGCGATCTCGACGCTCAACATCTCCGGCGAGACCGGCGCGACCTGGGCGCATCTGCTGTCGACCGTCCTGCCCGGCACTGCGCTGACGACCGTGCTGCTGATGGTCGGCGTCGGTCTGGTCACCGCCGTAGTCGGCACGGTCGCGGCCTGGATCGTCGCCATGTGCCGGTTCCCCGGCCGCGGCGTCTTCGAATGGGCGCTCCTGCTGCCGCTCGCGATCCCGACCTACATCGTCGCCTACGTCCACGTCGAACTGCTCGACTTCACCGGCCCGGTTCAGGGCGCGATCCGCGCGGTCTTCGGCTTCAAGTCGGCGCGCGACTACTGGTTTCCGGACATCCGCTCGCTGCCGAGCGCGATCTTCGTGATGAGCTCGGTGCTCTACCCTTATGTCTACATCCCGGCACGGGCCATGTTCGGCCTGCAGTCGGCGACCACGCTCGAGGTCGCGCGCACGCTGGGTGCCGGCCCATGGCGGGTGTTCTTCCGCGTCGCGCTGCCGCTCGCCCGGCCGGCCCTGGTGGTCGGCGTGACGCTGGTGCTGATGGAGACGCTGAACGACATCGGCGCGGTCGAATACCTCGGCGTGAAAACGCTGACCTTCTCGATCTACGATACGTGGCTGAACCGCGGCAGCCTCGGCGGCGCCGCGCAACTCGCCACCGTCATGCTGGTGATCGTCTTCGCGCTGATCACCGCCGAGCGCCACGCCCGCCGCCACCAGCGTTTCCACGGTGCCTCGACCAAGGTCCGCGCCGCTACCGGCTACAAGCTCGGCGGCCGCATGGCCGCGCTCGCCTTCCTTGCCTGCCTGACGCCGGTCCTGATCGGCTTCGTCGTGCCGGCCGGCATGCTCGCCGACTACACCTCGCGCCGGCTCGACACCTTCCTCGACCCGACCGTGCAGCGCGCGGCGCTCGACAGTTTCCTGCTCGCGGTCGCCGCCGCGCTCGTCACCGTCGCCGCCGGCCTCGTCGTCGCCTATGCCATGCGCGTGTCGCGGACAAGGGTCGTCGCCGCACTCGCCCGCTTCGCCTCGGTCGGCTATGCGGTGCCGGGCACGGTGCTCGCGCTCGGCATCCTCGTGCCGCTCTCCGGCATCGACAACCTGATCGACCGGACCGCCAAGCTCCTGACCGGGCATGGCACCGGTCTCGTGCTGATCGCGAGCGGCGCAGGCCTCGTCTACGCCTATTTCAGCCGCTTCCTCGCCGCCGCCTTCGGCTCGATCGAGAGCGGGCTCGCCCGCGTCTCCGTGCATCTCGACATGGCCGCGCGCACGCTCGGCCGCAGCGGCGGCCGCGTGCTGACCGAGATCCACATGCCGCTGATCCGGCCGGTGCTGGTCTCGGCCGGCATCCTGGTCTTCGTCGATGCGATGAAGGAGCTCCCGGCGACGCTGCTCCTGAAGCCGTTCAATTTCGAGACGCTGGCGACCTTCGTCTACGCCCAGGCGAGCCGCGAGGCGGTCGCCGACGGCGCCCCGGCCGCCCTGCTGATCGTGCTGGTCGGCCTCGTGCCGCTGGTGACCCTGTCGCGCATCGGCCGTGGCCGCGAGGCCCGGCTGTCCGGGCGCCGCACGCGCGCCCGCGACACCACCTGA
- a CDS encoding Fe(3+) ABC transporter substrate-binding protein, with protein MISNTSVRAAVLGVVALAAVPAAAAEVNVYTYREKPLIQPLFDKFTQETGIKVNVVYGSKGLEERIKAEGQASPADVLMTVDAALLVRARELDITQPIKSAKVEAAVPAQFRDPDGNWVGFTYRARVIYASKDRVKDTKISYADLADPKWKGKFCVRSGQHPYNIALISAAIAHWGTDKTETWLKGVKANLTGKPAGNDRSQVKAIFSGECDIALGNTYYYGLMANNDKEPEQKEWAKSVKVIFPTFETGGSHVNIGGAALTKYAPHKDEAMKLIEFMASDEAQEAYASLNYEYPVKPGIGVAQTIKDLGAVTPDKINLGEVAKHRGAAADLVDKVGFDNGPAS; from the coding sequence ATGATTTCGAACACGTCCGTCCGCGCCGCCGTCCTCGGCGTCGTCGCGCTCGCCGCCGTCCCCGCCGCCGCGGCCGAGGTGAACGTCTACACCTATCGCGAGAAGCCGCTGATCCAGCCGCTGTTCGACAAGTTCACCCAGGAGACCGGCATCAAGGTCAATGTGGTGTACGGCTCGAAGGGCCTCGAGGAGCGCATCAAGGCCGAGGGCCAGGCGAGCCCGGCCGACGTGCTGATGACGGTCGACGCCGCGCTCCTGGTCCGCGCCCGCGAGCTCGACATCACCCAGCCGATCAAGTCGGCCAAGGTCGAGGCCGCCGTGCCGGCACAGTTCCGCGATCCGGACGGCAACTGGGTCGGCTTCACCTACCGCGCCCGCGTGATCTACGCCTCCAAGGACCGGGTCAAGGACACCAAGATCTCCTACGCCGATCTTGCCGATCCGAAGTGGAAGGGCAAGTTCTGCGTCCGCTCCGGCCAGCACCCCTACAACATCGCGCTGATCTCGGCCGCGATCGCGCATTGGGGCACCGACAAGACCGAGACCTGGCTCAAGGGCGTCAAGGCCAATCTGACCGGCAAGCCGGCCGGCAACGACCGCAGCCAGGTGAAAGCGATCTTCTCCGGCGAGTGCGACATCGCGCTCGGCAACACCTACTACTACGGCTTGATGGCGAACAACGACAAGGAGCCGGAGCAGAAGGAGTGGGCGAAGTCGGTGAAGGTGATCTTCCCGACCTTCGAGACCGGGGGCAGCCACGTCAACATCGGCGGCGCGGCGCTGACGAAGTACGCGCCGCACAAGGACGAGGCCATGAAGCTGATCGAGTTCATGGCCAGCGACGAGGCGCAGGAAGCCTACGCCTCGCTGAACTATGAATACCCGGTCAAGCCGGGCATCGGCGTCGCCCAGACGATCAAGGATCTCGGCGCGGTCACGCCGGACAAGATCAACCTCGGCGAGGTCGCCAAGCACCGCGGCGCCGCCGCCGATCTGGTCGACAAGGTCGGCTTCGACAACGGCCCGGCGAGCTGA